A genome region from Crossiella equi includes the following:
- a CDS encoding IS481 family transposase, producing MHRNARTTIHARRLINTRYQAGWPAPRIAEQLGISVATVYKWIRRYEAAGEAGLADRSSRPHTSPARTPAEIEAAVLAARTEHRRGALHLAGLLGLAAATVGRILRRHHVPALAHLDAVTGLPVRRRHSGICYQRPHPGDLLHVDVKKLGRIPDGGGWRLHGRGEAVRGRGIGWDYLHVAVDDRSRLAYVEALPDEKGLTCAGFLHRAASWFREHGVLVLRVLTDNAKAYRIDRDWQAVCTALGIRRRFIKPGCPWTNGKAERFNRTLQTEFAYARAWTSNQERLAALPGWLERYNTHRAHSALAGHPPISVLAG from the coding sequence ATGCACCGTAACGCCCGCACCACCATCCACGCACGCCGCCTCATCAACACCCGCTACCAAGCCGGGTGGCCCGCCCCGCGCATCGCCGAACAACTCGGCATCTCGGTGGCCACGGTCTACAAGTGGATCCGCCGCTATGAGGCTGCAGGTGAAGCGGGCCTGGCCGACCGCTCCTCCCGCCCCCACACCAGCCCCGCCCGCACCCCCGCCGAGATCGAGGCCGCGGTCTTGGCCGCCCGGACCGAGCATCGCCGGGGCGCGCTGCACCTGGCCGGGCTGCTCGGCTTGGCCGCGGCCACCGTCGGCCGGATCCTGCGCCGACACCACGTGCCCGCCTTGGCTCATCTGGACGCCGTCACCGGGCTGCCCGTACGCCGCCGTCACTCCGGGATCTGCTACCAGCGCCCGCACCCCGGTGACCTGCTGCATGTCGATGTCAAGAAACTCGGCCGCATCCCCGACGGCGGCGGCTGGCGCCTGCACGGCCGCGGCGAGGCCGTCCGCGGACGCGGGATCGGCTGGGACTACCTCCACGTCGCTGTCGATGACCGCTCCCGGCTGGCCTATGTCGAGGCCTTGCCGGATGAGAAGGGCCTGACCTGCGCGGGCTTCCTGCACCGGGCCGCCTCGTGGTTCCGGGAACACGGAGTGCTGGTGTTACGGGTGCTCACCGACAACGCCAAGGCCTACCGCATCGACCGGGACTGGCAGGCGGTCTGCACCGCCCTGGGCATCCGGCGGCGCTTCATCAAACCGGGGTGTCCCTGGACCAACGGCAAGGCCGAACGATTCAACCGGACCCTGCAGACCGAGTTCGCCTACGCGAGGGCCTGGACCTCCAACCAGGAACGGCTAGCGGCCCTGCCGGGCTGGCTCGAGCGCTACAACACCCACCGCGCTCACTCAGCCCTGGCAGGCCACCCACCGATCAGCGTCCTGGCCGGGTGA